One Amaranthus tricolor cultivar Red isolate AtriRed21 chromosome 1, ASM2621246v1, whole genome shotgun sequence DNA window includes the following coding sequences:
- the LOC130805225 gene encoding pentatricopeptide repeat-containing protein At1g09900-like, producing MKAEYCWVRNLTVNFRGHVYSHSFTTGNSFAAFFSSFSITSSHSDFLLNNCHNRSSNLGNQQNARNKQLGYNKNKNLRSNLQIPVSQYDNFDKIKCGFDGIQHMGSFGNSLNGSLYIKSSHKEEVDTNDTKNKQNSLVLDEEFEVLDSYNKKLQQNGECSKTYELDESDFRHPLVRETCRLIALRLNWNAELEGQLRHVLRSLKPRQVCAVLHSLDDERVALEFFYWAHRQWRYRHDPLVYYAMLQILSKTKLCLGARRILQLMYRRGIHRTPEVFRYLMISYSRDGKVRHALGVLRIMQKAGVEPNLSICNTTIHVLVMSGRMDKALRFLERMQTVGIVPDVVTYNCLIKGYCKANQVKDAIKLIEDMPLMGCAPDKVSFYTVINYFCKENNMAEMRVLLEKMKSCNLLFDMVTYNNLIHMLCKYGHSDDAYEFLREAQERGFRMDKVSYTALVHSLSREGRIDRAKDIVNEMFEKECLPDVVTYTAIIDGFCRVGRVNEAKEMLQQMYKNGCKPNTVSYTALLNGLCRIGCSFEAREMVMKSEEEWWTPNSITYSVLIHGFHKEGKLSEACDVVGEMIRKGFFPLPAEINSLLVSLCMEGRTDEAKRFLHECLSKKCDVNVVNFTTVIHGYLKKDNLEGALSLLDDMYLVNKSPDIVTYTTIVDALSRMGKTAEAMDLIKKMLGRGILPNPIMYRTIIHQFCQNGKVEELLNLMEKLLPKQPYQTAYNRVIEKLCSFGYVNEAYQLLGKVLRKASRMDAHSCHVLMQSYLNRGCPLLAHKVACRMFRRNLTPDLKLCQKVSKKLMSDGNIKEANSLLIQFVERGLASPC from the coding sequence ATGAAAGCTGAATACTGTTGGGTCAGAAATCTTACTGTTAACTTCAGGGGGCATGTTTACTCACATTCATTTACAACCGGTAATTCTTTTGCTGCTTTCTTCTCCTCATTCTCTATTACTAGTTCCCATTCCGATTTTCTGCTCAACAATTGTCACAATCGTAGTTCTAACCTAGGAAATCAACAGAATGCGAGAAATAAGCAACTGGGttataacaaaaataagaaTTTAAGGTCTAATTTGCAAATTCCGGTATCTCAGTAtgataattttgataaaattaaatgtGGGTTTGATGGGATTCAACATATGGGTTCATTTGGAAATAGTTTAAATGGATCTTTATACATAAAATCTTCTCATAAAGAAGAAGTAGATACTAATGACACAAAGAACAAACAGAATAGTCTTGTTTTGGATGAAGAATTTGAGGTTTTGGATTCATATAATAAGAAGTTACAGCAAAATGGGGAGTGTAGTAAAACATATGAATTGGATGAGAGTGATTTTAGGCATCCATTAGTGAGAGAAACTTGTAGGCTGATTGCACTGAGGTTGAATTGGAATGCTGAACTTGAAGGGCAGTTGAGACATGTATTAAGAAGCCTCAAACCCCGTCAAGTTTGCGCGGTTCTTCACTCTCTAGATGATGAAAGGGTAGCTTTGGAGTTCTTCTATTGGGCTCACAGGCAATGGCGGTATCGGCATGACCCACTTGTTTACTATGCCATGCTCCAAATTCTTAGTAAGACTAAATTGTGTCTGGGTGCCAGGAGAATCCTTCAGCTTATGTATAGACGGGGTATCCATCGCACTCCGGAGGTTTTTCGTTATTTGATGATTTCTTATAGCAGGGATGGGAAAGTAAGGCATGCTTTGGGGGTTCTTAGAATAATGCAGAAGGCTGGGGTTGAACCTAATCTGTCTATATGTAACACAACGATTCATGTTTTGGTGATGAGTGGGAGGATGGACAAAGCACTACGATTCTTGGAGAGAATGCAGACTGTAGGAATTGTCCCTGATGTTGTTACATATAACTGCTTAATTAAGGGTTATTGTAAAGCTAATCAGGTGAAAGATGCCATTAAGCTGATTGAAGATATGCCTTTAATGGGATGTGCCCCAGATAAAGTTAGCTTTTATACTGTAATAAATTACTTCTGTAAGGAAAACAACATGGCTGAGATGAGGGTTTTACTTGAGAAAATGAAGAGCTGCAATTTGTTGTTCGATATGGTCACCTATAATAATCTTATTCATATGCTTTGTAAGTATGGTCACAGTGACGATGCCTACGAGTTCTTAAGAGAAGCGCAGGAGCGAGGATTTCGGATGGATAAAGTTAGTTACACTGCATTGGTTCATTCTTTAAGTCGAGAAGGTAGGATAGACAGGGCAAAAGATATTGTGAATGAGATGTTTGAGAAGGAGTGCCTTCCGGATGTTGTGACTTACACTGCTATTATAGATGGCTTTTGTCGAGTGGGGAGGGTAAATGAAGCTAAGGAAATGCTTCAACAAATGTACAAGAATGGATGTAAACCGAACACTGTGTCATATACAGCTTTGTTAAATGGGCTTTGTCGAATTGGGTGCTCTTTTGAAGCTCGAGAAATGGTGATGAAGAGTGAGGAGGAATGGTGGACCCCAAATTCTATCACTTATAGTGTTCTGATTCATGGTTTCCATAAAGAAGGAAAGTTGTCTGAGGCTTGTGATGTTGTTGGGGAGATGATTAGGAAGGGTTTTTTTCCGTTACCTGCTGAAATCAATTCATTACTGGTATCTCTTTGTATGGAAGGAAGAACGGATGAGGCCAAAAGGTTCTTGCATGAGTGTCTTAGCAAGAAATGTGATGTTAATGTTGTAAACTTCACTACTGTTATTCATGGGTATTTAAAGAAGGATAATCTGGAGGGTGCTCTATCATTACTTGATGACATGTATCTGGTCAACAAGAGCCCTGACATTGTGACATATACAACAATTGTTGATGCATTAAGTAGAATGGGAAAAACTGCAGAGGCAATGGATCTCATAAAGAAAATGTTGGGAAGGGGCATACTACCAAACCCTATTATGTACCGAACtattattcatcaattttgtCAGAATGGTAAGGTTGAAGAATTATTAAACCTAATGGAGAAGTTGTTGCCAAAGCAGCCCTATCAAACTGCATATAATCGAGTCATCGAAAAGCTTTGTAGCTTCGGATATGTAAACGAAGCTTACCAACTTTTGGGTAAAGTTTTGAGAAAAGCTTCACGAATGGATGCTCATTCTTGCCATGTACTAATGCAAAGTTATCTGAACAGAGGCTGTCCTCTTTTGGCACACAAAGTTGCCTGTAGAATGTTTAGGCGAAACTTAACTCCTGACCTTAAGTTATGTCAGAAGGTAAGCAAGAAATTAATGTCAGACGGTAATATCAAAGAGGCAAATAGTCTTTTGATCCAGTTTGTTGAGCGTGGCCTTGCATCTCCTTGTTAA